One segment of Brassica napus cultivar Da-Ae chromosome C3, Da-Ae, whole genome shotgun sequence DNA contains the following:
- the LOC106437381 gene encoding histone H4, which produces MSGRGKGGKGLGKGGAKRHRKVLRDNIQGITKPAIRRLARRGGVKRISGLIYEETRGVLKIFLENVIRDAVTYTEHARRKTVTAMDVVYALKRQGRTLYGFGG; this is translated from the coding sequence ATGTCAGGAAGAGGAAAGGGAGGAAAGGGATTGGGAAAAGGAGGAGCGAAGAGACACAGGAAGGTTCTGAGAGACAACATCCAAGGAATTACGAAGCCTGCGATCAGGCGTCTTGCTCGCAGAGGAGGCGTTAAGCGAATCAGCGGTTTGATCTACGAAGAAACGAGAGGAGTCCTGAAGATCTTTCTCGAGAATGTGATCAGAGACGCCGTCACTTACACCGAGCACGCGAGGAGGAAGACGGTGACGGCAATGGATGTGGTTTATGCTTTGAAGAGACAAGGACGTACTCTCTACGGATTCGGTGGTTGA
- the BNAC03G26420D gene encoding uncharacterized protein BNAC03G26420D — translation MEPILRKISASPWPVLVQAATWTLLLMLTVGFASFAPEMAFVSTLSSSSNLCDGGNGLVRIPIDLPGEMVCVPSETVKRSAFDLFVPTIFAGVMVVASVSLIRSCFGMETHI, via the coding sequence ATGGAGCCAATTCTTAGGAAAATCTCAGCGTCGCCTTGGCCGGTTCTTGTACAAGCCGCCACGTGGACATTGCTCCTAATGCTGACGGTGGGTTTTGCGTCTTTCGCACCAGAGATGGCGTTTGTGTCTACATTGTCATCTTCCTCAAATCTCTGCGACGGAGGAAATGGGTTGGTGAGGATTCCAATTGATTTACCGGGAGAGATGGTGTGCGTGCCGTCTGAAACAGTTAAGCGATCAGCTTTCGACCTTTTCGTGCCGACGATATTCGCAGGAGTTATGGTCGTTGCATCAGTCTCTCTAATCCGATCGTGTTTTGGGATGGAAACCCACATATAA
- the LOC106437471 gene encoding histone H2B.3, whose product MAPKAGKKPAEKKPAAAEKPVEEEKVAEKAPAEKKPKAGKKLPKEAIGATDKKKKRSKKNIETYKIYIFKVLKQVHPDIGISSKAMGIMNSFINDIFEKLAQEASKLARYNKKPTITSREIQTAVRLVLPGELAKHAVSEGTKAVTKFTSS is encoded by the coding sequence ATGGCACCAAAGGCAGGAAAGAAACCAGCAGAGAAGAAACCCGCCGCCGCAGAGAAGCCAGTGGAGGAAGAGAAGGTAGCGGAGAAAGCACCAGCTGAGAAGAAGCCCAAGGCCGGAAAGAAGCTACCTAAGGAAGCCATCGGCGCGAccgacaagaagaagaagcgcaGCAAGAAGAACATCGAGACGTACAAGATATACATCTTCAAGGTTCTTAAGCAAGTCCACCCAGACATCGGAATCTCGAGTAAGGCCATGGGGATCATGAACAGCTTCATCAACGACATCTTCGAGAAGCTTGCTCAGGAAGCGTCGAAACTCGCAAGGTACAACAAGAAGCCGACCATTACTTCTCGCGAGATCCAGACAGCTGTTAGACTTGTTCTTCCTGGTGAGCTTGCTAAGCACGCCGTGTCTGAAGGAACCAAGGCTGTGACTAAGTTTACTAGCTCTTGA
- the LOC106437446 gene encoding WUSCHEL-related homeobox 3, producing the protein MSPVASTRWCPTTEQLMILEEMYRTGIRTPNAVQIQQITAHLALYGRIEGKNVFYWFQNHKARDRQKLRKKLAKQLHQQQLQQIKLKPISMVSGIIDHHNPYYHSHHRPYDHMSFACCSQPPPVCLSYQGIGVEVQSKVVNEYYYNKSGPEDMLMQKPITGQNSSYDRDWMMMMDMGPRPSYSSSSPIPCCNMMMNSPKIPPKTLELFPVSSINSKQDSSKL; encoded by the exons ATGAGTCCGGTGGCTTCAACAAGGTGGTGTCCGACCACGGAGCAACTGATGATCCTGGAAGAAATGTACCGGACCGGTATACGGACTCCTAATGCGGTGCAGATACAACAGATCACAGCTCACTTAGCTTTGTATGGACGTATTGAGGGCAAAAACGTGTTTTACTGGTTTCAGAACCATAAGGCAAGAGATAGACAGAAGCTGAGGAAGAAACTCGCTAAGCAACTTCACcaacaacaactacaacaaatTAAACTCAAACCAATATCGATGGTATCTGGCATCATCGATCATCACAATCCTTACTACCATAGTCACCATCGTCCGTATGATCATATGTCTTTCGCTTGCTGCTCTCAGCCTCCTCCCGTTTGTCTTTCTTATCag GGAATTGGAGTAGAAGTTCAAAGCAAAGTGGTGAATGAATATTATTACAACAAAAGTGGACCTGAAGATATGTTGATGCAAAAACCAATCACGGGCCAAAACTCATCGTACGATCGAgattggatgatgatgatggataTGGGTCCACGACCATCATATTCCTCATCATCACCAATTCCATGTTGCAACATGATGATGAACAGTCCAAAGATACCACCAAAAACCCTTGAACTCTTCCCAGTCTCATCCATCAACTCCAAACAAGACAGTTCCAAACTCTAA
- the LOC106437422 gene encoding uncharacterized protein LOC106437422, which produces MSDLILDMPRKWQMYDRVKGMALSRERFQFIFKYEHDLLDVLNRGVHTLSMWHTVMERRVKTDEEHLDQSLYPQSSISFGGILKTSGRLTHEKPQCPSFKRMKEVIEKVIPENQLGLDHVSGRPKIAKEVLEGIRMYLMVAYGPEKIAREERLRKYLEELENDLTGQKTILRLEPFTKVTNKLDKGKGIVYEFSTQMETNPRPEKLMASAISVGAKVLQSWKVVSEIPDMNAEAGSTQSGFLLEGPTGYIAGFFEYSVYGTSMTKPKDRKIPGTFKRRANGKGILKEDTWSGKKIGERVVMETKRKAQEDVEPSKNSARFKKPLVVSSEGSSSI; this is translated from the exons ATGTCAGATTTGATTTTGGATATGCCTCGAAAATGGCAGATGTACGATAGAGTGAAAGGGATGGCTCTATCTAGAGAGAGATTTCAGTTTATCTTCAAATACGAGCACGATTTGCTCGATGTACTTAACAGAGGTGTTCATACGCTAAGTATGTGGCATACTGTCATGGAGAGAAGGGTAAAGACAGATGAGGAACATCTCGATCAATCATTATACCCACAAAGCTCTATCAGCTTTGGGGGAATTCTCAAGACAAGTGGT AGGCTCACTCATGAGAAACCTCAGTGTCCTTCTTTCAAGAGGATGAAAGAGGTTATAGAGAAG GTCATTCCAGAGAATCAACTAGGATTGGATCATGTCTCAGGGAGACCAAAGATTGCAAAAGAGGTTTTGGAAGGAATAAGAATGTACTTAATGGTGGCTTATGGTCCTGAAAAGATAGCCAGGGAGGAAAGgctaagaaaatatttagagGAGTTGGAGAATGATCTGACTGGTCAGAAGACTATTCTTAGGTTGGAACCTTTTACGAAGGTGACAAATAAGCTGGATAAAGGCAAGGGGATCGTCTATGAGTTCTCTACACAAATGGAAACCAATCCAAGACCTGAGAAATTGATGGCTAGTGCGATATCGGTCGGTGCCAAAGTGCTTCAATCGTGGAAGGTGGTCTCTGAGATTCCAGATATGAATGCTGAAGCTGGTTCTACTCAATCGGGTTTTCTTCTTGAGGGTCCAACGGGTTATATTGCTGGATTCTTTGAATATAGTGTGTATGGGACTTCTATGACGAAACCCAAGGACAGAAAAATACCAGGAACTTTCAAAAGACGAGCCAATGGCAAAGGCATTCTGAAGGAAGACACATGGAGTGGGAAGAAGATTGGAGAAAGAGTGGTTATGGAAACAAAGAGAAAAGCACAAGAAGATGTCGAGCCATCTAAAAACTCCGCAAGGTTTAAGAAACCATTGGTGGTCTCGAGTGAGGGATCGTCAAGTATTTAA